In a single window of the Pyrococcus sp. NA2 genome:
- a CDS encoding isopentenyl phosphate kinase — protein sequence MIIVKIGGSVLSDKRRRFHFREDTVRGIADEISKLYPREKFVIVHGGGSFGHPLAKEFRIRDGLIDRRSRTGFVLTHLAMLELTSKVIKCFLDKNIPAFPISSSSIFITKEGRIIRASLDIVKEALDREFVPVLFGDVSFDMSKGIEIVSGDEIILHLAREFRPKKVIFLMDVDGIYDRFPDGQLIRRLKAREIDSLVLEGSAGIDVTGGIKKKLEVAKDLVNYSEEVWFVNGLVRGRLSSAIRGDCVGTLVTR from the coding sequence ATGATAATAGTCAAGATTGGAGGTAGTGTGCTGAGTGATAAAAGAAGGAGGTTCCATTTCAGGGAGGATACAGTTAGGGGCATAGCAGATGAAATCTCAAAATTATATCCCAGGGAAAAATTTGTTATTGTTCATGGGGGAGGAAGCTTTGGTCATCCCTTAGCTAAAGAGTTCAGGATAAGGGATGGCCTAATCGATAGGAGAAGTAGAACTGGCTTTGTCTTGACACATTTGGCCATGCTTGAACTGACTTCAAAGGTCATTAAGTGCTTCCTCGACAAAAATATTCCTGCGTTCCCAATATCGAGCTCTTCAATATTCATAACTAAGGAAGGAAGAATCATTAGAGCATCGCTCGATATAGTGAAAGAAGCCTTAGATAGAGAGTTCGTTCCTGTTCTCTTTGGTGACGTCTCCTTTGACATGTCTAAGGGAATAGAAATAGTATCGGGTGATGAGATAATACTTCACCTTGCAAGGGAGTTCAGGCCAAAGAAGGTCATATTTCTGATGGATGTTGACGGGATATATGACAGGTTTCCCGACGGACAACTGATAAGGAGGTTGAAGGCTAGAGAGATTGATAGCTTGGTTCTTGAAGGATCTGCAGGGATAGACGTTACAGGTGGCATAAAAAAGAAACTTGAAGTGGCTAAAGATCTGGTCAATTATTCTGAGGAGGTTTGGTTTGTTAATGGATTAGTTAGAGGGAGACTAAGCTCAGCCATAAGGGGAGACTGTGTTGGAACCTTAGTAACGCGTTAG
- a CDS encoding mevalonate kinase, producing the protein MMVLASAPAKIILFGEHSVVYGKPAIAAAIDLRTYVKAEFNEEGRIRIEAHDIKTPGLIVSFSEGKIYFETDYGKAAEVLSYVRHAIELVLEEADKNVGVSVSITSQIPVGAGLGSSAAVAVATIGAVSKLLGLELSREEIAKLGHKVELLVQGASSGIDPTVSAIGGFLYYKQGKFEHLPFMELPIVVGYTGSSGSTKELVAMVRERYEKMPEIVAPILDSMGKLVEIARDVITSKLDEEEKFLKLGELMNINHGLLDALGVSTKKLSELVYAARTAGALGAKLTGAGGGGCMYALAPGKQKEVATAIKIAGGVPMITRISREGLRIEEVGR; encoded by the coding sequence ATGATGGTTCTTGCATCAGCTCCCGCTAAAATTATACTCTTTGGCGAACACAGCGTTGTGTATGGAAAGCCAGCAATAGCTGCGGCAATAGATTTGAGAACATACGTTAAAGCTGAATTCAATGAGGAGGGAAGGATAAGAATAGAGGCCCATGACATAAAAACCCCTGGATTGATAGTCTCATTTTCTGAAGGTAAGATATACTTCGAAACGGATTATGGAAAAGCTGCTGAAGTTCTAAGTTACGTGAGACATGCAATTGAACTCGTTCTAGAGGAAGCTGATAAAAATGTTGGAGTCAGCGTTTCAATAACTTCACAAATTCCTGTTGGAGCAGGTTTGGGAAGTTCAGCTGCGGTTGCAGTTGCGACGATAGGCGCTGTTTCAAAGCTACTGGGCCTTGAACTTAGCAGGGAAGAGATAGCAAAGCTTGGTCATAAAGTTGAACTCTTGGTCCAGGGAGCTTCCAGCGGAATAGATCCAACTGTTTCTGCAATTGGGGGATTCTTATATTATAAACAAGGAAAGTTCGAGCATTTGCCCTTCATGGAGCTCCCTATAGTTGTGGGCTACACGGGCTCCAGTGGTTCAACTAAAGAGTTAGTTGCAATGGTTAGGGAGAGGTACGAAAAGATGCCAGAGATAGTTGCTCCAATTCTGGACTCCATGGGAAAATTAGTTGAAATTGCAAGGGATGTAATAACATCTAAGTTGGATGAAGAAGAAAAGTTCCTCAAGTTAGGAGAGCTGATGAACATAAATCATGGACTCTTAGACGCACTTGGAGTTTCGACTAAGAAGCTGAGTGAACTAGTGTACGCAGCAAGAACGGCTGGAGCTTTAGGTGCAAAGCTAACCGGAGCAGGAGGAGGCGGCTGCATGTACGCTCTAGCTCCTGGGAAGCAGAAGGAGGTTGCTACAGCTATAAAGATAGCTGGTGGCGTTCCGATGATAACTAGAATAAGCAGGGAGGGTCTTAGAATAGAGGAGGTAGGCAGATGA
- a CDS encoding nucleotidyltransferase domain-containing protein codes for MKIEDPVGRMLTLDKEGENEFIIPYGSHARGEARKDIDVDLCIYHGVTKSEVSEFRIRVLGELSDNYDVQISSLLLIFLKKECLKGVVLFYREWKFLCDIAYKSHYYGHICLARRYGGMDDGLPFNLMTSSLKLSKNFWRVQDDGSCISSR; via the coding sequence ATGAAAATTGAAGATCCAGTAGGAAGAATGCTTACTCTTGACAAAGAGGGAGAGAATGAATTCATAATCCCTTACGGTTCTCATGCAAGGGGAGAAGCTCGAAAGGATATCGATGTTGATTTGTGCATTTATCATGGGGTCACGAAAAGTGAGGTCTCTGAATTCAGAATAAGAGTCCTTGGAGAACTCTCAGACAATTATGATGTCCAGATTTCTAGTTTGTTGCTAATTTTTCTCAAGAAAGAGTGCCTAAAGGGTGTTGTACTATTCTACAGGGAGTGGAAGTTCCTATGTGACATTGCATACAAGTCCCATTACTATGGTCACATTTGTCTGGCTCGCAGATACGGGGGAATGGATGATGGTCTTCCATTTAATCTCATGACAAGTTCATTAAAGTTATCGAAAAATTTTTGGAGGGTTCAAGATGATGGTTCTTGCATCAGCTCCCGCTAA